Proteins encoded within one genomic window of Sphingomonas sp. NBWT7:
- a CDS encoding MBL fold metallo-hydrolase, translating into MATAYQRTLIGDEGLTPTSWAGLTFPFGDRGPQPGELLTVMDGVRWWRVPMSGPLKHVNGLILDDGDALLAIDTGTASPRTTEAWRAILEGPLAGQRVGRILCTHMHPDHVGLAGWLSRRFDDAGIVMTRTEWLMVRMLAADARPEVPEEQLDFWRGAGWDEEQVARGAGRGWSNFGKMIARMPLTYTRIQNGDVMRIGGSDWHVVTGNGHSPEHACLVDYDRRVLIAGDQVLPKISSNISVHVSQTNDDPLGDWLTSIAKFKTLPEDLLVLPGHGDPFYGLHTRLDALRDEHIDRLDAIVDLMGEGPVRAVDCFKVLFRRPIGPDVIGMATGESLAHLCRLEVEGRAVREVKDGVWWFGRA; encoded by the coding sequence ATGGCGACGGCATATCAACGCACGCTGATCGGGGATGAGGGGCTGACGCCCACCAGCTGGGCCGGTCTGACCTTTCCGTTCGGCGATCGCGGCCCGCAGCCGGGCGAGTTGCTGACGGTGATGGACGGCGTGCGCTGGTGGCGCGTGCCGATGTCGGGCCCGCTCAAGCACGTCAACGGCCTGATCCTCGACGACGGCGACGCGCTGCTCGCGATCGATACCGGCACCGCCAGCCCGCGGACGACCGAGGCGTGGCGCGCGATCCTAGAAGGGCCGCTCGCCGGCCAGCGCGTCGGGCGCATCCTGTGCACGCACATGCACCCCGATCACGTCGGGCTCGCCGGCTGGCTGTCGCGCCGCTTCGACGATGCCGGGATCGTGATGACGCGTACCGAATGGCTGATGGTTCGCATGCTCGCCGCCGACGCGAGGCCCGAGGTGCCCGAGGAGCAGCTCGATTTCTGGCGCGGCGCTGGGTGGGACGAGGAGCAGGTCGCGCGCGGCGCGGGGCGCGGCTGGTCCAATTTCGGCAAGATGATCGCGCGCATGCCGCTCACCTACACGCGCATCCAGAACGGCGACGTGATGCGCATCGGCGGCAGCGACTGGCACGTCGTCACCGGCAACGGCCACAGCCCCGAACACGCCTGCCTCGTCGACTATGATCGCCGCGTGCTGATCGCGGGCGATCAGGTGCTGCCCAAGATCAGCTCCAACATCTCGGTTCACGTCAGCCAGACCAACGACGATCCGCTGGGCGACTGGCTCACCTCGATCGCCAAGTTCAAGACGCTGCCAGAGGATTTGCTCGTCCTCCCCGGCCACGGCGATCCCTTCTACGGCCTCCACACCCGGCTCGACGCGCTGCGCGACGAGCATATCGATCGGCTGGACGCGATCGTCGACCTGATGGGCGAGGGCCCGGTGCGCGCGGTGGATTGCTTCAAGGTGCTGTTCCGCCGCCCGATCGGCCCCGACGTGATCGGCATGGCGACGGGCGAATCGCTCGCCCACCTGTGCCGCCTCGAGGTCGAGGGCCGCGCAGTGCGCGAGGTAAAGGACGGCGTGTGGTGGTTCGGACGCGCCTGA
- the rpe gene encoding ribulose-phosphate 3-epimerase, translating to MKPVRIAPSILSADFAKLGEEVRAIDAAGADWIHIDVMDGHFVPNITIGPAVVKALRPHTAKPFDVHLMISPVDRYLDAFAEAGANTITVHPEAGPHIHRSIQHIKSLGLRAGVVLNPGTPAKMLDYLIDMVDLVLVMSVNPGFGGQSFLDGQLKKIAAIRKMIDASGRDIDLEVDGGIDADTAVRAIAAGADALVAGTATFRGGPDAYAANIRALRGG from the coding sequence ATGAAGCCCGTCCGCATCGCCCCGTCCATCCTGTCCGCCGATTTCGCCAAGCTGGGCGAGGAAGTGCGCGCGATCGACGCGGCGGGGGCGGACTGGATCCATATCGACGTGATGGACGGGCATTTCGTGCCCAACATCACGATCGGCCCGGCGGTGGTGAAGGCGCTGCGCCCGCACACCGCGAAGCCCTTTGACGTCCACCTGATGATCTCGCCGGTCGACCGCTATCTCGACGCCTTCGCCGAGGCCGGCGCAAACACGATCACCGTCCATCCAGAGGCGGGGCCGCACATTCACCGCTCGATCCAGCACATCAAGTCGCTCGGCCTGCGCGCGGGCGTCGTCCTGAACCCGGGCACACCGGCGAAGATGCTCGATTACCTCATCGACATGGTCGATTTGGTCCTGGTGATGAGCGTCAACCCCGGCTTTGGTGGGCAGAGCTTCCTCGACGGGCAGCTCAAGAAGATCGCCGCGATCCGCAAGATGATCGACGCGAGCGGGCGGGACATCGATCTGGAGGTCGACGGCGGGATCGACGCCGACACTGCCGTCCGCGCGATTGCCGCGGGGGCGGACGCGCTCGTCGCCGGCACCGCCACCTTCCGCGGCGGCCCCGATGCCTATGCCGCCAACATCCGCGCGCTGCGCGGCGGATGA
- a CDS encoding glycosyltransferase family 1 protein — protein MRIAIVTDAWAPQVNGVVRTLESVIAELGVLGHETLVIAPDAFRSLPCPTYPEIRLAIAGRAAVGRRIADFRAEAVHIATEGPLGLAARRWCLDRRRPFTTAYHTQFPDYVAARTGTDPEWVWRFIRWFHQPADAVLVSTPTIRRALAAHGIARTRHWSRGVAPTFVPHGEVDPVIAALPGPVMLYVGRVAVEKNVEAFLGAPCTGSKVVVGDGPALAGLRQRFPGVHFLGARFGDRLAACYRAADVLVFPSRTDTFGLVMIEALACGTPVAAYPVPGPLDVLTPRVGAMDADLAAAIAAALPLDRVACAREGARYTWRASAQQFLGALHPIDLPHAA, from the coding sequence ATGCGTATAGCAATCGTCACCGACGCGTGGGCGCCGCAGGTCAACGGCGTCGTGCGTACGCTCGAATCGGTCATCGCCGAACTCGGCGTGCTCGGCCACGAGACGCTGGTGATCGCGCCCGACGCGTTCCGCTCGCTGCCGTGCCCGACATACCCTGAGATACGCCTCGCGATCGCCGGGCGTGCCGCGGTGGGGCGCCGGATCGCCGACTTCCGCGCGGAGGCGGTGCATATCGCTACCGAAGGACCGCTGGGGCTCGCCGCGCGGCGCTGGTGCCTCGATCGCCGCCGGCCGTTCACCACCGCCTATCACACGCAATTTCCCGATTACGTCGCCGCGCGCACCGGTACCGATCCCGAATGGGTGTGGCGCTTCATCCGTTGGTTCCACCAGCCGGCCGACGCCGTGCTCGTCTCGACGCCGACGATCCGGCGCGCGCTTGCCGCGCACGGCATCGCGCGCACCCGCCACTGGAGCCGCGGCGTTGCGCCTACCTTCGTGCCGCACGGCGAGGTAGACCCCGTGATCGCCGCGCTGCCCGGCCCGGTCATGCTCTACGTCGGCCGCGTCGCGGTGGAGAAGAACGTCGAGGCCTTTCTCGGTGCGCCGTGCACCGGCAGTAAGGTCGTCGTCGGCGACGGGCCCGCGCTCGCCGGGCTGCGGCAGCGCTTTCCCGGCGTTCACTTCCTCGGCGCGCGCTTCGGCGACCGCCTCGCCGCCTGCTACCGCGCGGCCGACGTGCTCGTCTTTCCCAGCCGCACCGATACTTTCGGGCTGGTGATGATCGAGGCGCTCGCCTGCGGCACGCCCGTCGCGGCCTATCCGGTGCCGGGCCCGCTCGACGTGCTGACGCCCCGCGTCGGCGCGATGGATGCCGATCTCGCCGCCGCGATCGCTGCCGCGCTGCCGCTCGATCGCGTCGCCTGTGCGCGCGAAGGCGCGCGCTACACGTGGCGGGCGAGCGCGCAGCAGTTCCTCGGCGCGCTCCACCCGATCGATCTGCCGCACGCCGCCTGA
- a CDS encoding DUF1674 domain-containing protein → MSKRPAHVKPPAYLTPNTPVPKPEPVKRPEHDPLGRDPVRYGDWEKKGIAIDF, encoded by the coding sequence ATGTCGAAGCGCCCTGCCCATGTGAAGCCGCCGGCCTATCTCACCCCCAATACGCCGGTACCCAAGCCCGAGCCAGTGAAGCGGCCCGAGCACGATCCGCTCGGCCGCGATCCCGTCCGCTACGGCGATTGGGAGAAGAAGGGCATCGCGATCGATTTCTAA
- the purH gene encoding bifunctional phosphoribosylaminoimidazolecarboxamide formyltransferase/IMP cyclohydrolase, producing MTTIAIKRALLSVSDKTGVVDLARTLAGRGVELVSTGGTAKALRDAGLEVRDVSDLTGFPEMMDGRVKTLHPMVHGGLLAVRDDPAHAAAMGEHQIGAIDLVVVNLYPFAQTVAKGAERPEVIENIDIGGPSMVRSAAKNHAFVAIVTDPADYEIVARGETTFDERKRLAAKAFAATATYDSMIASWFGFADQGERFPATLPFVLEAPRVLRYGENPHQQAAFYRHAGPATPGIGQARQVQGKELSYNNLNDADAALELVSEFRDAGPTCVIVKHANPCGVATGASLAEAYEAAFACDTVSAFGGIIALNRTLDAATARAITGIFTEVVVAPDADEEAIALFAAKKNLRLLLTGSLPDPARGGLTAKTIAGGWLVQSRDGGVLSDDMLKVVTKRQPTPQELADCRFAWSVAKHVKSNAIVYAKDGSTAGVGAGQMNRLESARIAAWKAKDAADKAGWGQPRTIGSAVASDAFFPFADGLMAAVEAGATAVIQPGGSIRDAEVIAAADEAGLAMVFSGMRHFRH from the coding sequence ATGACCACGATCGCCATCAAGCGCGCGCTGCTCTCCGTTTCCGACAAGACCGGCGTCGTCGATCTCGCCCGAACGCTCGCCGGGCGCGGGGTCGAACTGGTGTCGACGGGGGGCACCGCGAAGGCGCTGCGCGACGCCGGGCTGGAGGTGCGGGACGTATCCGATCTCACCGGCTTCCCCGAGATGATGGACGGGCGCGTCAAGACGCTGCACCCGATGGTGCACGGCGGGCTGCTCGCGGTGCGCGACGATCCGGCACACGCCGCGGCAATGGGGGAACATCAGATCGGCGCGATCGACCTCGTCGTCGTCAACCTCTATCCCTTCGCGCAGACGGTGGCGAAGGGCGCCGAGCGGCCCGAGGTGATCGAGAATATCGACATCGGCGGGCCGAGCATGGTGCGCTCGGCAGCGAAGAACCACGCTTTCGTCGCGATCGTCACCGATCCCGCCGACTATGAGATCGTCGCGCGCGGCGAGACGACGTTCGACGAGCGCAAGCGGCTCGCCGCCAAGGCGTTCGCCGCAACCGCGACGTACGATTCGATGATCGCGAGCTGGTTCGGCTTCGCCGACCAAGGCGAGCGTTTCCCGGCGACGCTGCCCTTCGTGCTCGAGGCGCCGAGGGTGCTGCGCTACGGCGAGAACCCGCACCAACAGGCGGCCTTCTACCGGCACGCGGGCCCTGCAACGCCAGGGATCGGCCAGGCGCGACAGGTGCAGGGCAAGGAGCTGTCGTACAACAACCTGAACGACGCCGATGCTGCGCTAGAGCTGGTGAGCGAGTTCCGCGACGCGGGCCCGACGTGCGTCATCGTCAAGCATGCCAATCCGTGCGGCGTCGCGACCGGCGCGTCGCTCGCCGAAGCGTATGAGGCGGCGTTCGCGTGCGACACCGTGTCGGCGTTCGGCGGGATCATCGCGCTCAACCGCACGCTCGACGCGGCAACGGCGCGGGCGATCACCGGCATCTTCACCGAAGTCGTCGTGGCGCCCGATGCCGACGAGGAAGCGATCGCGCTGTTCGCGGCGAAGAAGAACCTGCGCCTGCTGCTTACCGGCAGCCTACCCGATCCGGCGCGCGGCGGGCTGACCGCGAAGACGATCGCCGGCGGCTGGCTGGTCCAGTCGCGCGATGGCGGTGTGCTGTCGGACGACATGCTCAAGGTGGTGACCAAGCGCCAGCCGACGCCGCAGGAACTGGCCGACTGCCGCTTCGCCTGGTCGGTGGCGAAGCACGTCAAGTCGAACGCGATCGTCTATGCCAAGGACGGTAGCACCGCGGGCGTCGGCGCGGGGCAGATGAATCGGCTCGAATCGGCGCGGATCGCGGCGTGGAAGGCAAAGGACGCGGCGGACAAGGCGGGCTGGGGCCAGCCGCGCACGATCGGCTCGGCGGTCGCCTCGGACGCGTTCTTTCCGTTCGCCGACGGCCTGATGGCGGCGGTCGAGGCGGGTGCGACGGCGGTGATTCAGCCGGGCGGCTCGATCCGCGATGCCGAGGTGATCGCGGCCGCCGACGAGGCGGGGCTGGCAATGGTTTTCAGCGGGATGCGCCACTTCCGACATTGA
- a CDS encoding AsmA family protein, producing the protein MPRFLADGRIRIAVAIVACLLIALPMLLAAFPYGVLKGVIEDRLSERFGRPVTIGRMERVDRFGFSPVIALSDVRVPGPAWTGKTDLARVATMRIGFGVLSLLKGDLALHDVTITGARLHLIRTADGRENWRGSERRGGAGGGNLNALEVRDSRLVYEDAKQRRSFDLAFVSDAARGLRLAGSGKVRGTPVSLAIRTPAISDRRVIPWPFDARLAGQGLKMHATGSMAAPLDTDDMTLDVTAEAADLKLIDAIIEAGLFRTQPVVLSAHVRRQPGRWLIDRLDGRIGRSDLSGRLTVDKTGERTKIEGTFASRLLDFADFSSDEGLARGAAKERAIGPRVVPDTKLNLAKLGPTDGRIAFRVARIVSRDGPSSLTAMRGTLTLDRRRLTISPLTIAMRKGRITGDVLVDQRDGAPEPRVRLDLRLADSSIAALGGGGGSVTGRVDGRALLNGRGSTLREVVGRSDGRIGLVARDGALPAEIAAALGFDAGRALLAGHDDRATLRCVVVGLAMRDGTGRAQTFVVDTSQSRLDGSGTITFPGEVLAIRLTGAPKRNAILRLPGSATMTGTISEPDIVVPREVKSAGNIFKAIGRAITGHQGPVATDADCGALATRVLR; encoded by the coding sequence ATGCCACGCTTTCTCGCCGATGGCCGCATCCGCATCGCGGTGGCCATCGTGGCGTGCCTGCTGATCGCGCTGCCGATGCTGCTCGCCGCCTTTCCCTACGGCGTATTGAAGGGCGTGATCGAGGATCGACTGAGCGAGCGGTTCGGTCGCCCCGTCACGATCGGCCGGATGGAGCGGGTCGACCGCTTCGGCTTCTCTCCCGTCATCGCGCTTAGCGACGTGCGCGTGCCCGGGCCGGCGTGGACCGGCAAGACCGATCTGGCGCGCGTTGCGACGATGCGGATCGGCTTCGGCGTGCTCTCGCTCCTCAAGGGCGATCTCGCGCTGCACGACGTGACGATCACGGGTGCGCGGCTCCACTTGATCCGTACCGCCGACGGGCGCGAGAACTGGCGCGGCAGCGAGCGGCGCGGCGGCGCAGGCGGCGGCAATCTCAACGCGCTCGAGGTGCGCGATTCGCGGCTGGTGTACGAGGATGCGAAACAGCGTCGCAGCTTCGATCTCGCGTTCGTCTCCGATGCCGCGCGCGGGCTTCGGCTGGCGGGCAGCGGCAAGGTGCGGGGCACCCCCGTCAGCCTCGCGATCCGCACGCCGGCGATCTCCGACCGGCGCGTCATCCCGTGGCCGTTCGACGCGCGGCTCGCTGGGCAGGGGCTGAAGATGCACGCGACGGGGTCGATGGCCGCCCCGCTCGACACCGACGACATGACGCTCGACGTCACCGCCGAGGCGGCGGACTTGAAGCTGATCGATGCGATCATCGAGGCCGGGCTGTTCCGTACCCAGCCGGTCGTCCTCTCCGCGCATGTCCGCCGCCAGCCCGGCCGCTGGCTGATCGACCGGCTCGACGGGCGGATCGGCCGCTCCGATCTGTCGGGTCGTCTCACCGTCGACAAGACCGGTGAGCGTACGAAGATCGAAGGCACGTTCGCGTCGCGTCTGCTCGATTTCGCCGATTTCAGCTCGGACGAGGGCCTTGCACGTGGCGCCGCGAAGGAGCGTGCGATCGGCCCGCGCGTCGTGCCCGACACCAAGCTCAACCTCGCCAAGCTCGGGCCGACCGACGGGCGCATCGCCTTTCGCGTCGCGCGGATCGTCAGCCGCGACGGACCGTCGTCGCTGACGGCGATGCGCGGCACGCTGACGCTCGACCGGCGGCGGCTGACAATCAGCCCGTTGACGATCGCGATGCGCAAGGGGCGGATCACCGGCGACGTGCTGGTCGATCAGCGTGACGGCGCGCCCGAGCCGCGCGTCCGGCTCGATCTGCGGCTCGCCGACAGTAGCATCGCTGCGCTTGGCGGCGGCGGCGGCTCGGTCACTGGCAGGGTCGACGGGCGCGCGCTGCTCAACGGGCGCGGCAGCACACTGCGCGAGGTCGTCGGCCGGTCGGACGGACGGATCGGCCTTGTCGCGCGCGACGGCGCGCTGCCGGCGGAGATCGCCGCCGCGCTCGGCTTCGACGCCGGCCGCGCGTTGCTCGCCGGTCACGATGATCGCGCCACGCTGCGCTGCGTCGTCGTCGGCCTCGCGATGCGCGACGGCACGGGCCGCGCGCAGACGTTCGTCGTCGATACCTCGCAGAGCCGGCTCGATGGCAGCGGCACGATCACCTTCCCCGGCGAAGTGCTCGCGATCCGGCTGACGGGGGCGCCCAAGCGGAACGCCATCCTTCGCCTGCCGGGATCGGCCACGATGACGGGGACGATCAGCGAGCCTGATATCGTCGTGCCGCGCGAGGTGAAATCGGCCGGCAACATCTTCAAGGCGATCGGCCGTGCAATTACCGGGCATCAGGGGCCGGTCGCCACCGACGCCGACTGCGGGGCGCTTGCCACACGCGTGCTTCGCTAA
- a CDS encoding DUF1013 domain-containing protein: MAQPLMPHATASWMVDNTSLTFEQIAEFCGLHILEVQAIADDTAATKLTGRDPVRTHEVTQEEIDKGQADPSYRLKITKGPEQVRRTKGPRYTPVSKRQDKPDGIAWIIRNHPEISDGAISNLIGTTRTTIAAIRDRSHWNISNITPKDPVTLGLTTQRELDAAVSKAAKNAGVEAPVDTRLDGDREALIEQLRAEREQAARDAELAGDEGVAPKPFFDDPFRR, translated from the coding sequence ATGGCACAGCCGCTCATGCCCCACGCGACCGCGTCGTGGATGGTCGACAATACGTCGCTCACCTTCGAACAGATCGCCGAATTCTGCGGCCTCCACATCCTCGAGGTGCAGGCGATCGCCGATGATACCGCCGCGACCAAGCTCACCGGCCGCGATCCCGTGCGTACGCATGAGGTGACGCAGGAGGAGATCGACAAGGGCCAGGCCGATCCGAGCTATCGCCTGAAGATCACCAAGGGCCCCGAGCAGGTCCGCCGCACCAAGGGCCCGCGCTACACGCCGGTGTCGAAGCGGCAGGACAAGCCCGACGGCATCGCCTGGATCATCCGCAACCACCCGGAGATCTCCGATGGCGCGATCTCCAACCTGATCGGCACGACGCGCACGACGATCGCCGCGATTCGCGACCGCTCGCACTGGAACATCAGCAACATCACGCCGAAGGATCCGGTGACGCTCGGCCTCACCACGCAGCGCGAGCTTGACGCCGCGGTGTCGAAGGCTGCGAAGAACGCGGGCGTCGAGGCGCCGGTCGACACGCGTCTCGACGGCGATCGCGAGGCGCTGATCGAGCAGCTGCGCGCCGAGCGCGAGCAGGCGGCGCGCGATGCCGAGCTGGCGGGCGATGAGGGCGTCGCCCCCAAGCCGTTCTTCGACGATCCCTTTCGCCGCTGA
- a CDS encoding RsmB/NOP family class I SAM-dependent RNA methyltransferase yields MPAPANPRPPRPAAPNRRPADPPGTAARRAAMRLLDAVLRRGDPLEAALPAATRDLAEANDRGLAHAIAAEALRRLPDLDAVIDSATRQRLPDDAKARTALRIALVQALALGTPPHAAIATVLPLVDGGPRKLVHGVFGSLTRGGATLPDVPTLPPAVAERWRAAWGEAAVAAAAAAIAAPPPLDLTLADPDALAPDGLALAPDQRRLVDAGPVARLPGYAEGKWWVQDVAASLPARLLGRGAGEVIDLCAAPGGKTMQLAAAGWNVTALEVSPARAARLHENLARTGLPAKVVIADALHWAPPVPVDALLIDAPCSATGIFRRHPDVLYRAHAAIVADMAALQAQLLARAAEWVRPGGRLVYATCSLERAEGEDQLTRFLADHPDYRVDPPATGELPAGFAAHDRGYLRTLPGTLAAEGGCDGFFVVRLVRASA; encoded by the coding sequence ATGCCTGCCCCCGCCAACCCCCGCCCTCCCCGCCCCGCTGCACCCAACCGTCGTCCCGCCGATCCGCCGGGCACCGCGGCACGCCGCGCGGCGATGCGACTGCTCGACGCGGTGCTGCGCCGCGGCGATCCGCTGGAAGCTGCGCTGCCCGCCGCGACGCGCGACCTCGCCGAGGCGAACGACCGCGGCCTGGCGCACGCGATCGCCGCGGAGGCGCTGCGCCGCCTGCCCGATCTCGACGCGGTGATCGACAGCGCGACCCGGCAGCGGCTGCCGGACGACGCCAAGGCGCGCACCGCACTGCGCATCGCGCTCGTCCAGGCGCTGGCGCTCGGCACCCCGCCTCACGCCGCGATCGCGACGGTGCTGCCTTTGGTCGACGGCGGCCCGCGCAAGCTGGTTCACGGCGTGTTCGGATCGCTGACACGTGGCGGCGCAACGCTGCCGGACGTGCCGACCCTGCCGCCGGCGGTGGCGGAGCGGTGGCGCGCGGCATGGGGGGAAGCAGCGGTTGCAGCGGCGGCAGCAGCGATCGCCGCCCCGCCCCCGCTCGATCTGACGCTCGCCGATCCCGACGCGCTCGCGCCCGACGGGCTGGCGCTCGCCCCCGATCAGCGCCGGCTGGTGGACGCCGGCCCGGTGGCGCGGCTGCCCGGCTACGCCGAGGGCAAATGGTGGGTGCAGGACGTCGCGGCGTCGCTGCCGGCGCGGCTGCTCGGGCGTGGGGCCGGCGAGGTGATCGATCTGTGCGCCGCGCCCGGCGGCAAGACGATGCAACTCGCCGCCGCCGGCTGGAACGTGACGGCGCTCGAGGTGTCGCCCGCGCGCGCGGCGCGGCTGCACGAGAATCTGGCGCGCACCGGTTTGCCGGCCAAGGTCGTCATCGCCGACGCGCTGCACTGGGCGCCGCCCGTCCCGGTCGACGCGCTGCTGATCGACGCGCCGTGCAGCGCGACGGGCATCTTTCGCCGCCACCCCGACGTGCTGTACCGCGCGCACGCCGCGATCGTCGCCGACATGGCGGCGTTGCAGGCACAGCTGCTCGCGCGGGCAGCCGAGTGGGTGCGGCCGGGCGGCCGACTGGTCTACGCCACCTGCTCGCTCGAGCGCGCCGAGGGCGAGGATCAGCTCACGCGCTTCCTCGCCGATCATCCCGATTACCGCGTCGATCCGCCGGCTACGGGCGAGCTGCCTGCGGGGTTCGCCGCGCACGACCGCGGCTATTTGCGCACGCTGCCCGGCACGCTCGCGGCTGAAGGCGGGTGCGACGGCTTTTTCGTCGTCCGGCTCGTGCGCGCTTCCGCCTGA
- a CDS encoding heparinase II/III family protein produces MSEADQDTSPDGIDEGKRLMRVGGDKGLSLAERLTDRFHRLTWRTPIHELRLKGRYPLKLIAVPDDPLFGDVARGQALLAGRIQFRGESHAIEGLDLRTLAPSAGFADYLHSFAWLRDLSSVATRVQASPVAESLMERWLAAHGEKVTAAAWRPDLWGRRILFWTAHAPLILSSTDLIYRSKVLNALARGARHIDRSADKALAGPARVAAWCGVVAAGLLIPGGDPRRAFGEAGLSRAIGGALYDDGGVVNRCPEALLDLLALLVMLRESYAARRLELPDFAHEAMVRIVPALLGSCHADRGLASWQGGGPVPADTVAQVIAASGIRTRPLRQARDWGYQRLAAAGVVLIVDAAPPPVARVVDGGCASTLAFELSDGPARIIVNCGGARAADAWLPRQLIEGLRTTAAHSTLTLADTNSTAIHADGTLGRGVAEVELVRQESEGASRIEASHDGYVRRHGFVHRRQLVLTGDGKEVRGDDVLLPKGKRRKPGATPFAIRFHLGQGVEASPTADGLGAVLRVPGGAIWQFRTRDGMLAVEDSLWIDGEGRPIATQQLVIAGSAEAGGATVGWALKRAR; encoded by the coding sequence ATGAGCGAAGCCGACCAGGATACCAGCCCCGACGGGATCGACGAGGGCAAGCGGCTGATGCGCGTCGGCGGCGACAAGGGCCTGTCGCTCGCCGAACGCCTCACCGATCGCTTCCACCGACTGACGTGGCGCACGCCGATCCACGAGCTGAGGCTGAAGGGCCGCTATCCGCTGAAGCTGATCGCCGTGCCCGACGATCCGCTGTTCGGCGACGTCGCGCGCGGGCAGGCGCTGCTCGCCGGGCGGATCCAGTTCCGCGGCGAAAGCCACGCGATCGAGGGGCTTGACCTGCGCACGCTCGCGCCGTCCGCCGGGTTCGCCGACTATCTCCACAGCTTCGCCTGGCTGCGCGACTTGTCGAGCGTCGCGACGCGAGTCCAGGCATCGCCGGTCGCCGAATCGCTGATGGAGCGCTGGCTGGCGGCGCATGGCGAAAAGGTGACGGCGGCGGCGTGGCGGCCCGATCTGTGGGGGCGGCGGATCCTGTTCTGGACCGCGCACGCGCCGCTGATCCTGTCGTCGACCGACCTCATCTACCGCTCCAAGGTGCTGAACGCGCTGGCGCGCGGCGCGCGGCACATCGATCGCAGCGCGGACAAGGCGCTGGCCGGGCCGGCGCGGGTGGCGGCATGGTGCGGCGTCGTCGCGGCCGGGCTGCTGATCCCCGGCGGCGACCCGCGGCGTGCATTCGGTGAGGCGGGGCTGAGCCGCGCGATCGGCGGCGCGCTGTACGACGACGGCGGCGTGGTGAACCGCTGCCCCGAAGCGCTGCTCGATCTCCTTGCCCTCCTCGTCATGCTGCGCGAGAGCTATGCCGCGCGGCGGCTCGAGCTGCCCGACTTCGCGCACGAGGCGATGGTGCGGATCGTGCCCGCGCTGCTCGGCAGCTGCCACGCCGATCGCGGGCTGGCGAGCTGGCAGGGAGGCGGCCCAGTGCCGGCAGATACCGTGGCGCAAGTGATCGCGGCGAGCGGCATCCGCACGCGCCCGCTGCGCCAGGCCCGCGACTGGGGCTATCAGCGGCTTGCGGCGGCAGGCGTGGTATTGATCGTCGACGCCGCACCCCCGCCGGTTGCGCGCGTCGTCGACGGCGGCTGCGCCTCGACGCTGGCGTTCGAACTCTCCGACGGGCCCGCGCGCATCATCGTCAACTGCGGCGGCGCGCGCGCAGCCGATGCGTGGCTGCCCAGGCAACTGATCGAGGGGCTGCGCACGACCGCGGCGCATTCGACATTGACGCTGGCGGACACCAATTCCACCGCGATCCACGCCGATGGCACGCTCGGTCGCGGCGTCGCCGAAGTCGAACTGGTGCGGCAGGAATCGGAGGGTGCGAGCCGGATCGAGGCGAGCCATGACGGCTATGTGCGCCGTCACGGCTTCGTCCACCGCCGCCAGCTGGTGCTGACGGGCGACGGCAAGGAAGTGCGCGGCGACGACGTGCTGCTGCCCAAGGGCAAGCGGCGCAAGCCGGGCGCGACGCCGTTCGCGATCCGCTTCCATCTCGGCCAGGGCGTCGAAGCGTCGCCGACCGCCGACGGGCTCGGCGCGGTGCTACGCGTCCCCGGCGGCGCGATCTGGCAGTTCCGGACGCGCGACGGGATGCTGGCAGTCGAGGACAGTCTGTGGATCGATGGCGAGGGGCGGCCGATCGCGACGCAGCAGCTCGTCATCGCCGGCAGCGCCGAGGCGGGCGGCGCGACAGTCGGCTGGGCCTTGAAGCGCGCGCGCTGA
- a CDS encoding DUF1697 domain-containing protein, with protein sequence MTRWAALPRAINAGKTLKMADLRAFLIAEGMRDVVTLLASGNAVFECDESDAEAIEDRLAAAARDRLSLDTDWFVRSHDELVAIAAANPFPDASAARPNLLMVLFFHDPVDPARLPRDHGGPERLHAVGRDLFVDYAGGVGRSKLEPAMRRAKLPPATARNWNTLLKLVAATA encoded by the coding sequence GTGACGCGCTGGGCGGCGCTGCCGCGCGCGATCAATGCGGGCAAGACGCTCAAGATGGCCGATCTGCGCGCCTTCCTGATCGCGGAAGGGATGCGCGACGTGGTGACGCTGCTCGCGTCGGGCAATGCGGTGTTCGAGTGCGACGAGAGCGACGCAGAGGCGATCGAGGATCGGCTCGCGGCGGCGGCACGCGACCGGCTGTCGCTCGACACCGACTGGTTCGTGCGCAGCCACGACGAACTTGTCGCGATCGCCGCGGCGAACCCGTTCCCCGATGCGAGCGCGGCGCGGCCCAACCTGCTGATGGTGTTGTTCTTCCACGATCCCGTCGATCCCGCGCGCCTGCCGCGTGATCACGGCGGGCCAGAGCGGCTCCACGCGGTGGGCCGCGATCTGTTCGTCGACTATGCCGGCGGGGTCGGGCGATCAAAGCTGGAGCCGGCGATGCGCCGCGCCAAGCTGCCCCCGGCGACGGCACGCAATTGGAACACGCTGCTGAAGCTGGTCGCCGCGACCGCCTGA